A region of the Dickeya chrysanthemi NCPPB 402 genome:
ACTACACGCCTATCAGTTTGATTATTAAGACTTGCATTGTTGCTTGTACAGGCCGAAAGCGCTATCGCCATCGCCACGGCAGGCAAGGCCCGCCAGATATATCTCAGAGTCGGTTGAGATTTGACCATTGTTGTTGTGTTCCCTTGATGTCCTTAGCGATTCAATCGCTATCGCTGTGTTTATGAACGATGCATCTATTGATTGATGCATCTATTGGGCGATGTATCTACTGATCGATGTATCTATGCCAAACAAAACGAGTGTCAGACTAAAGTACTACTATTACCGGGACAATTATTCGTCAGTTAATTTGTGCAACACCGCACATTATTATTGATGTTGCAACATTTATTTAACTGGCCGGACATCTGCCGATAAATCACAAACCTTGGTGACCATACCCTAACGAAAATCAGATTGCGAGTTTTTTTGTCTCTTTTGTTAATACGATTTCGTGATGAAATCTTTGATGTCAGCCCGATAAAAACCTGCTACAGGCGTTCAGAACGAGAAATTACAGGGAGAATAACGCCCGGACAGACATTCTGACGCCCGTTAATCGCTGCCTGAGCGTGCCGCCGACACCACTTAGAGTAACCGTGCATCCAGCAACTGCTTTTGTAACTTGTTCCATTCCGCTTCAGACTCATTAATGATTTCGATGCGGCTATCTGGCGGTGATACCGATTGTGTTTCAATGCGCAGGTCGAATCCCTGGCGGTTGACCACCAGTGTGCCCTCCGGAATGCGCATCACCCCTTTAACGCGGCTTACCGGTGCCAGGCGTACCCAGTCCAGCAGACTGGCGGTATTGAATTGGGTCTCGCCATCAAAAATCCAGCCGCAGGCGTAATAACCCTGTCCTTGATTAAGGGCGCGGCGCCAGCTTTCCCGGCCGGTCAGTTTCAGTGCGGCCAGCCCGGTTTTGGCAGCGGCGGAGTGATGATGGTGACGGGCATCCGGCAGCGCATTGTGGTTTTTCCGCGGCAGGTCCAGTATTGCCGTGTCCAACTGTCCTTGAGACAGCGTGATCAGGCGACGATCCTGCCCCTGCTGCTGATACCAGTCTTGCAACGCTGCGCGGTCACTGTCCTGCCAGGTATCTTCCTTGTTGGCGACGATGACGTCTGCTGCGGCGAGCTGATCGCGGAAGTTCTCATTCTCGCTATAACGGCTGTCGCCGAGCTGGCGCGGATCGAGCAAACAGAAGGTCGCCTGTAGCTGAAGCCACGGCTGGTAAGCCTCCGAGTTCAACAGCGTCAGAATTTGCTTCGGGTGACCAAGACCGGTCGGTTCAATCAACAAACGATGTGGTTTTTTCTGCAGCAACATGTTGAGGCCCACTTGCATCGGCAGGCCGTTGACGCAGCACATGCATCCGCCGGGGATCTCTTTGAGCAGGGCACCGGAGTCGCTTAACAACGCGCCGTCGATGCCGATTTCACCAAACTCATTCACCAGCACCGCCCAGGTTTCGCCTTCGGGTTTATGAGAGAGCAGGTGTCTGATGGTGGTGGTTTTACCGCTACCGAGAAAGCCGGTAATCAGGTTTACTTTCGTCAACACTGGAGTCTCCTTGCGTGTGCGGGATGCGTCTGACATGGACTGTCAGACGCGGGGACGGTTGGTGAGGCGCTTGCTGTAATTTAGTCCGCGCGGCCCATGTAGCGGCGTTCAGGGATGTGAATACGGATTTTTTCGCCGGCGCTCAGGTATTCCGGCACCTGAATGACCAAACCGGTCGTCAGCGTGGCGGGTTTGTTGCGGGCGCTGGCGGAGGCGCCTTTAATGCCGGGTGCGGTTTCAACGATTTCCAGATCGACCGTCTGCGGCAGTTCCAGCGCCAGCAGTTGCCCATCCATGGTTAATACCTGAATGCCCGGCATGCCGCCTTCCGGAATAAACAGCAGTTCGTCTTCGATCTGCTCTTTCTTGAAGGTATACGGCGTGTAGTCTTCCTCGTCCATAAAGATGTATTCATCGCCATCAATATAAGAGAAGGTGACGGAACGGCGGGTTAGGGTGATGGTATCCAGAATGTCATCGCCTTTAAAACGTTCTTCCACCTTCAGGCCGGTACGGACATCGGCGAAACGCATTTTGTACAGCGTACTGGCACCGCGGGCGCTGGGGCTTTGGATATCGATATCTTTTACCAGCAACAATTTACCGTTGTAGTTAATGGCCATGCCGCGTTTGATCTCATTTGCTCTTGCCATGGGATATACCTTAAATAAAGAAGAGAAATTTTTGTGGCGACACGTTACTCGTCAGGATGGGTTCAGGCAAGCGGGAATTGTGGCGGCCAGACACCAGACAAACCACCGGCTGGATAAAACACGGCGGAAATGAAAACGGCGCCAAACCGGCCGAAAATAGAGTAGTGGCCTTGCGGTCGACAGCCTGTTAGGCTCTGCGGCCTGAATATAGCGACGGGAATCTCCGGAGGTCACTGATGGAATGTCGCCCTGATTGCGGCGCCTGTTGTATCGCGCCTTCTATCTCCAGCCCGATTCCCGGTATGCCGCAGGGAAAACCGGCCAACACGGCCTGTATCCATCTGGACGAGCACATGCGTTGCGGTCTGTTCTTTTCGTCATTGCGTCCGGCGGTGTGCCGAGGCTTGCAGCCTCGCCGCGACATGTGCCGAAATGATCGTGATGAAGCGATGTTCTACCTTATCCGACTGGAAGACGCCACCGCGCCGTAACAAGCTCAAACGTCGCGGATGCGCCACATACAGAGGACGGCGCCGGCCAGCATGGCGACGGCGATAACGAAACCGGCATGATAGCTCCAGACTTCCGCCACCACGCCTGCCAGCGATCCGGAGATGATCCAGCCGACCCGGGTGGTATTGGTGAACAGCGTCGTGGCGGCCCCGGCCTGACCCGGCATCAGATCCTGAAAGTACAACATCCCCATACCGGCCAGAATACCGATGAAAATGGCATTCATCAGTTGCAGAGCCAGCAATGCCCATGAGGCGTTCAGCAGCATCAGCCCGGCATAGAAAAACAGCCCGGCGATTACCGCCAGCCGCATCAGCAGGCGTTTACCTAAGCGATTAGCCAGATAACCGGCCAGCAGCATCACGGGAATTTCCAGTCCGGCGGCCGTGCCCATCATTACACCGGCCAGCTTTTCCGGTAACTGCAATTCATGGACCAGATACAACGGCATATTGATCAAATAGATCCCGTTGCAGGTCCACATCAGGGTACAGGCGCTAAACAGTAACAGCGTATCGCGCCGATTCTGCCGGGGGGACTCCAGCGTCGCGGCGGATTTCACCCGGGTTTTCGGCATTGACGGTAGGAGCTGCCAGACCAGTAACCCACACAACACAAACACCGTTGCCGCCGTCAGGTACATCACCGGGAAGCCGAAGCCCAGCGACAGCGCGAAGGCGACCGGCGGCCCAATTACCCATGACAGGGAAATCTGCGCCCGCATGACTGAGCTGAACATGGCTGCACCGCGGCCGTTACGGTCGGCATGTTCCCGTGCCAATGCAAACAGTTGCGGGTTGGCGGTGGAGCCGAAACTCGACAGCAATACGCCGACAAACAACAGAACAAAATAGTTACGGTTCCAGGCATACAGCAGGCAGGCCAGCGCTCCCAACAGGCAACACTGCAATATCAGTGTTTTGCGGTCGCCCTGATGATCCGAATACGTGGCCAGAATTTGGCTGACAATGATGCCGATCACCGCGCTGCCGGTATAAAACAGGCCGACCATGAACGGACGCGCCTGTACTTCCGTCGACAAGAACAGACTGAGCGTGGGGAGTTGCAGCGCACCGGCGATCCCGGTCAAAAAAGCGATCACCAGAAATGCGAAAGACGTCAGGTCGGGCAGGCGCCGGGCTGAGCGGGCAGAAGAAAGTGTCATGCTGAATTCAGGTTAGAGAAAGAACAGGGAGAAAACCGAACGCGCCATCTTACGCTGATGAAGTAGAAACGAAAGTCTGTTTCAATTTTTTTTCTTCAGCACGCATTCAGCATGGACGCAAAAAGACACTATTTATTGTGTGGGTTTAGCGTAAAAATGTGCGTGACCTCTAAGATCTGTTATTTCATCCATGCAGAATGCTTGCATAGGTATAATGAAAAACGCAGAATTTTTGAAACGTTTCAGCGAGGTTTTGCTGAAACCACCCTGAGCGAGTCAGCAAATTATTTCTCATAAAAGCTGAAACGATTCAAGTTCAGCAAGAGAGGAGCATTATGTTTCAGTTGTCACAGCACGACATTCATTTAGGTGCTTCCGCCGGTAGCAAAGAGGAGGCTATCCGTCAGGTAGCCGCCGCACTGACCGAAGCGGGTTGCGTGAGCGAAGGTTATGTCGAGGGGATGCTTCAGCGCGAACAGCAGACCTCGACCTATCTCGGTAGCGGTATCGCCATTCCGCATGGCACCACCGATACACGTGATCTGGTAAAGAAAACCGGTGTTCAGGTGTTCCAGTTCCCGCAGGGGATCGCGTGGGGGGAAGACCAGACCGCCTATGTGGTACTGGGCATCGCTGCGCGTTCTGACGAACACTTGGCGCTGTTGCGTCAACTGACCCATGTACTGAGCGATGATCGTGTGGCGGCCCGTCTGGCCAGCACCACGTCGGCGGACGAATTGCGCGGGTTGCTGATGGGCGAACAACTGGCGGGCGCGTTCCGCTTTGATACTTCGCTGATTAACCTGAATGTGGCGACCGACAACCTGATGACGCTGCAGGCGCTGAACGCCGGCCGTTTACAGCAGATTGGCGCGGTGGATGCCGGTTTTGTCAGCCACGTAGTCGCTAATAAACCGACTTATCTGGGGCAGGGCATTTGGCTGAGCGATAGCCTGAACGGCAATCTGGCGAGTGCGCTGGCGGTAAGCCGCCCGGCCGAGCCGTTCGTGGCGGATGGCGAAAACGTGGCGTTGTTGCTGACCGTTTCGGCGGCTGATGAGCAGGTGTTCGCGTCGCTCGATTATCTCAGCAAGTTATTGATCGCCGGCAAAGCCGACAGTTTGCTGTCTGCTGATGAAGCGACGCTGCTGGCATTGCTGACCAGCGAAGAAGAGGAAGAAGAAAGCGACGCGCTGGCGGCGGAATTTACTGTCCGTAACGAGCACGGTCTGCATGCCCGCCCCGGCGCGATGCTGGTTAACGTCATCAAACAGTTCTCCAGCGAAATCACCGTGACGAACCTTGACGGCACCGGCAAACCGGCCAACGGCCGCAGCCTGATGAAGGTGGTGGCGCTGGGCGTCAAGAGCGGTCATCGCCTGCGCTTTACTGCTAAAGGCAGCGATGCTGAAGCGGCGCTGAAGGCCATCGGCGAAGCCATTCAGTCCGGTCTTGGGGAGGGTGCGGTATGAGCAGGCGCGTTGCCACCATTACCCTAAATCCCGCCTATGATTTAGTAGGGTACTGCCCGGAAATCGAACGTGGCGAAGTTAATCTGGTGCAGACTTCCGGTCTGCATGCGGCAGGTAAAGGCATCAACGTGGCCAAGGTGCTGAAAGACCTTGGGATTGATGTCACTGTGGGCGGTTTCCTGGGAAAAGACAATCAGGACGGCTTTCAGCAGTTGTTCAGCGAGTTGGGCATTGCCAACCGTTTCCAGGTGGTGTCGGGGCGTACTCGCATTAATGTCAAACTCACCGAGCAGAATGGTGAGGTGACCGACCTGAATTTCTCCGGTTTTGAAGTGACCCAGCAGGACTGGCAGCGTTTCGTTAATGATTCGCTGAGCTGGCTGGGGCAGTTTGACATGGTCGCCGTGAGCGGCAGCCTGCCGAGCGGCGTCGACCCGGATGCGTTTACCGACTGGATGTCGCGTCTGCGCAGCCAGTGTCCGTGCATTATTTTCGACAGCAGCCGTGAAGCGCTGGTAGCGGGACTGAAAGCTTCGCCGTGGTTGGTGAAACCCAATCGCCGCGAGCTGGAAATCTGGGCCGGGCGTAAGTTGCCCACGCTGGCGGATGTGGTGGACGCAGCGCATGCGCTGCGTGAACAGGGTATTGCTCATGTCGTGATTTCGCTGGGAGCGGAAGGCGCGCTGTGGGTCAATGCGTCCGGAGCCTGGCGGGCGTTGCCGCCGGCCTGTGAAGTGATCAGTACGGTAGGTGCGGGTGACTCCATGGTGGGGGGATTGATTTATGGCTTATTAATGCGTGAGTCCAGTGAACACACGTTGCGCCTGGCCACTGCGGTGGCAGCGCTGGCCGTCAGCCAGAGCAACGTAGGCATTAGTGATCGTCCGCAACTGGCCGCGATGATGGCGCGCGTCGATCTGAAACCCTTTAACTGACAGCAGGAGATAAACAATGAAAACGCTGCTGATACTTGATAAATCACTGGGACTGGCGAAAAGCCGTCTGGTGAAGAATTTGCTTGGTGCTGCTGCCGCTAACGCAGGACTTACCCTCACCGAGCAGCTTGCCGATGCGGAGCTGGCCATTGTGCTGGGTGCTCCCGTACAGGCAGACAGCGGTCTGAATGGCAAGAAAGTGTTTGCCGGTGATGTAGAACTGGCGTTGAGTCAGCCGGCTCAGTTCCTGGAAAAAGCGAAGGCGGAAGCGCAGCCGTATCAGGCACCGGTCGCTACCGCTGCCGCGGCGGCGCCAACTGCGGCCAAACGTATTGTGGCGGTCACTGCCTGCCCGACAGGGGTAGCGCATACCTTCATGGCGGCCGAAGCCATTGAAAGTGAAGCAAAAAAACGTGGCTGGTGGGTGAAAGTTGAAACCCGCGGTTCCGTCGGCGCCGGTAACCCGATCAGCCCGGAAGAAGTGGAACAGGCGGATTTGGTGATCGTGGCGGCGGATATCGAAGTCGACCTCAGCAAATTCGCCGGCAAAAAAATGTATCGCACGTCCACCGGTCTGGCGCTGAAAAAGACGGCGCAGGAGTTTGACAAAGCGTTGTCTGAAGCCGTGGTGTTCCAGCCATCCGCCCAGAGCGGTGCGGCGGCCGGCGGCGAAACCGCCCAAAAAGGCGGCGCGGGCCCATATCGCCATCTGCTGACCGGTGTGTCGTACATGTTGCCGATGGTGGTGGCCGGCGGTCTGTGTATCGCCCTGTCATTCGTGTTCGGGATTACTGCATTCAAGGAAGAGGGGACGCTGGCGGCGGCGCTGATGAAGATCGGCGGCGGTTCCGCGTTTGCGCTGATGGTGCCGATATTGGCCGGTTATATCGCGTTCTCTATTGCCGACCGTCCTGGTCTGACGCCGGGTCTGGTGGGCGGTATGCTGGCCGTCAGCACCGGCGCCGGTTTCCTTGGCGGTATCATCGCCGGGTTCCTGGCGGGTTATCTGGCGCGCGCCATCAGTAACCATGTGACGCTGCCGCAGAGCATGTCGGCGCTGAAACCGATCCTGATTATTCCGCTATTCGCTACGCTGATTACCGGTCTCATCATGATTTATGTCGTCGGTACGCCGGTTGCGAAAATTCTGACCGGTCTGACCGGCTGGCTGCAGTCCATGGGTACGGCCAATGCGGTGATTCTGGGCGCTATTCTGGGTGGCATGATGTGTACCGATATGGGTGGCCCGGTGAACAAAGTGGCCTATGTGTTCGGTACTACGCTGTTGAGTAGTCAGGTGTATGCACCGATGGCCGCCGTGATGGCTGCCGGTATGGTGCCGCCGCTGGCGATGGGTCTGGCGACCTTCATCGCGGCGAAGAAATTCACCGCCAGCGAGCGGGAAGGCGGCAAGGCTGCGGTGGTACTGGGACTGTGCTTTATCTCCGAAGGGGCCATTCCTTACGCTGCCCGTGACCCGATGCGGGTGTTGCCGAGCTGTATTCTGGGCGGGGCGTTGACCGGCGCTATCTCCATGGCGGTTGGCGCGAAGCTGATGGCGCCGCACGGCGGTCTGTTTGTGCTGCTGATTCCAGGGGCAATTACGCCGGTGCTGGGTTACCTGTTCTCCATCATTGCCGGTACGGTAGTGGCTGGCGTGCTGTACGCGGTGCTGAAACGTCCGGAAGAGCAACTGGCTAAAGCCTGATGTGATGATTCCGTGGTGGAAACGCCGGTCCTGCGACCGGCGTTTTTTTATGTTTTTCCCGCGATGTCGGCAAATAGCGGTATGATTTTTCTTTGCTGACGCCGATGGAAAGGCGCAGAGTGTGTTCGGGCTCAGTTGCCCGGTGATTGCTGCGACTTCAGCCAGGTGATTTCCTGTGGCCAGATATCCGGATTGATGGTTTCCAGAATCAGTGGAATGCCGTCGAAGCGCGGGTCGCGCATAATATAACTGAATACGGTTTTACCGATGTTGCCTTCCCCCAGGCTGTGGTGACGGTCAACCCGGCTGTTAAACGCGCTTTTCGCATCATTCAGGTGCATACCGCGCAAATAACGGAAGCCGACGATACGTTCCAGCTCGGCAAAGGTGTGTTCGCAGTCGGCGTCGGTGCGCAGGTCATAGCCGCCGGCAAAGGCGTGACAAGTATCGATGCAGACGCCGACCCGGCTTTTGTCTTCCACCTGACTGATGATTTCCGCCAGATGTTCAAACCGGAACCCCAGATTGCTGCCCTGACCGGCGGTGTTCTCGATCACCGCCGTGACACCGTTGGTAGCCTCGAGCGCCAGGTTGATAGACCGGGCGATGCGGCTCAGGCAGGTATTTTCGTCGATCTGACGCAGGTGACTGCCGGGATGGAAATTCAGCAACGTCAGCCCCAGTTGTTGGCAACGCATCATTTCGTCGATAAACGCCGTTTGGGATTTCTGTAAGGCGTCGTCATCCGGATGACCCAAATTGATCAGATAACTGTCGTGCGGCAGTATCTGCGCCGGGGTGAAACGATACTGTTCACAGGCTGCCTGGAAACGATCAATGACATCTGCCGTTAACGGCGGGGCCTGCCACTGGCGTTGATTTTTAGTAAACAGCGCAAACGCGGTGGCGCCGATGTCATGGGCGCGGCTCACCGCCTGATCCACGCCGCCTGAGGCGCTGACGTGGGCTCCGACATATTTCATGTTTTTCTCCTTTTCATGCCCGCGCATTATGACATTACCCGCTTAGCTGGCTGTAGCCATGTTTCACCCATGTTGTTTTGTTCAGGCGAAGAGATGCTGTACCCCCAGATTAATGGCCGCACCACCCACCACTAACCAGATAAACAGGACGGCCGCCAACAGCAATGGCTTGAGCCCGGCCTGACGTAGTGTGCTCAGGCGCGTCGCCATCCCCAGGGCCACCATCGCCATCGTCAGCAGCGCGTTATCCAGTTGCGTTATCACGGTAACCCAATTTCCCGGCAACCCGTTCAGGGAGTTGACGCCGCACATCAGCACAAAACCCAGCGCGAACCACGGATACCCGGCCGTAGTTGAGGTTGCCGCCGTTGAATGGGCAGGCTGACGCGGTTTCAGCCACATCCCCAACAGAAACAGGAACGGCGCCAGCATCATAACGCGCAGCATTTTACCGATGACCGCCGCGTTTTCGGTTTCCGGGCTAATAGCATGGCCGGCGGCGACCACTTGCGCCACTTCATGCACCGTTGAGCCGAGATAGAGTCCGAAAGTCTGCGGGGTAAATAACCAGCCGCTATACTGGATAACATGCTGGTACAGCCACGGGTAAAAAAACATCGCGGTAGTGCCGAACAGCACCACGGTCGATACCGCCACGGCCACCTTGTCGGCGGTGCTTTTCAGTACCGGTGCGGTAGCCAGCACGGCGGCGGCGCCGCAAATGCTGCTGCCTGCACCGATCAGTAAAGCGGTGTGCTGATCCAGCCGAAACCAGCGCCGCCCCAGCCAATAAGCGAGCAGCAGGGTAGAGGTGAGGGTCATCAGGTCGATCACCAGCCCGGCGACACCGACGGCGGCCAGTTGCTGAAAGTTGAGTTTGAAACCGTACAGGATGATGCCCCAGCGCAACAGATGATGCCGCGACCATTGAACCCCGGCGTCGCACCAGGGTTGCAGACGAGTGTAAGCCGTATTGCCTAACACCATGCCAACCAGTATCGCCAGCGTTAGGGAACCCAGCCCTAATCCGGCAATCGCCGGCAGGCTGGATAACCATAATACGCCACGGGTCAGCAGGCCGGTCAGGATGATGCCGGCCAGCAGGTGGCCCGCGGCGGATAAAGGGGAAAGACGTTGTACCCTGGAAGAAAATGAAAACATAGCCATACCCGCTCTGAATGGTGAGGTTGAGGGCACAGCCTATGATCAGCGCGCTTAAAATAGAAATTGATTATATATTTATAACCTATAGATATTTACGATAAGAGCCCCTATGCACATTACGTTACGTCAACTGGAAGTGTTTACCGAAGTCCTGAAAAGCGGCTCAACGACGCAGGCATCGGTGGTGTTGTCGCTGTCGCAGTCCGCCGTCAGCGCCGCCTTGGCCGATCTTGAAAGCCAACTGGGAGTCCAGCTGTTTGACCGAGTGGGTAAACGGTTGGTGGTCAATGAGCACGGGCGCCTGTTGTACCCCAAGGCGCTGGCGTTACTGGAACAGTCGGCGGAGATTGAGCAACTGTTTCGGCGCGATAACGGCGCACTGCGCATTTATGCCAGCAGCACCATCGGTAATTATCTGATGCCGGCGATGATTGCCCGCTATCGTCAGGATTTTCCTGCCATTCCGTTGGAACTGTATGTCGGCAATACTCTGGATGTGGTGAATGCCGTGTCTGAGTTTCGGGT
Encoded here:
- the fruB gene encoding fused PTS fructose transporter subunit IIA/HPr protein, translating into MFQLSQHDIHLGASAGSKEEAIRQVAAALTEAGCVSEGYVEGMLQREQQTSTYLGSGIAIPHGTTDTRDLVKKTGVQVFQFPQGIAWGEDQTAYVVLGIAARSDEHLALLRQLTHVLSDDRVAARLASTTSADELRGLLMGEQLAGAFRFDTSLINLNVATDNLMTLQALNAGRLQQIGAVDAGFVSHVVANKPTYLGQGIWLSDSLNGNLASALAVSRPAEPFVADGENVALLLTVSAADEQVFASLDYLSKLLIAGKADSLLSADEATLLALLTSEEEEEESDALAAEFTVRNEHGLHARPGAMLVNVIKQFSSEITVTNLDGTGKPANGRSLMKVVALGVKSGHRLRFTAKGSDAEAALKAIGEAIQSGLGEGAV
- a CDS encoding YeiH family protein codes for the protein MAMFSFSSRVQRLSPLSAAGHLLAGIILTGLLTRGVLWLSSLPAIAGLGLGSLTLAILVGMVLGNTAYTRLQPWCDAGVQWSRHHLLRWGIILYGFKLNFQQLAAVGVAGLVIDLMTLTSTLLLAYWLGRRWFRLDQHTALLIGAGSSICGAAAVLATAPVLKSTADKVAVAVSTVVLFGTTAMFFYPWLYQHVIQYSGWLFTPQTFGLYLGSTVHEVAQVVAAGHAISPETENAAVIGKMLRVMMLAPFLFLLGMWLKPRQPAHSTAATSTTAGYPWFALGFVLMCGVNSLNGLPGNWVTVITQLDNALLTMAMVALGMATRLSTLRQAGLKPLLLAAVLFIWLVVGGAAINLGVQHLFA
- a CDS encoding zinc/iron-chelating domain-containing protein: MECRPDCGACCIAPSISSPIPGMPQGKPANTACIHLDEHMRCGLFFSSLRPAVCRGLQPRRDMCRNDRDEAMFYLIRLEDATAP
- the yeiP gene encoding elongation factor P-like protein YeiP encodes the protein MARANEIKRGMAINYNGKLLLVKDIDIQSPSARGASTLYKMRFADVRTGLKVEERFKGDDILDTITLTRRSVTFSYIDGDEYIFMDEEDYTPYTFKKEQIEDELLFIPEGGMPGIQVLTMDGQLLALELPQTVDLEIVETAPGIKGASASARNKPATLTTGLVIQVPEYLSAGEKIRIHIPERRYMGRAD
- a CDS encoding CobW family GTP-binding protein; amino-acid sequence: MLTKVNLITGFLGSGKTTTIRHLLSHKPEGETWAVLVNEFGEIGIDGALLSDSGALLKEIPGGCMCCVNGLPMQVGLNMLLQKKPHRLLIEPTGLGHPKQILTLLNSEAYQPWLQLQATFCLLDPRQLGDSRYSENENFRDQLAAADVIVANKEDTWQDSDRAALQDWYQQQGQDRRLITLSQGQLDTAILDLPRKNHNALPDARHHHHSAAAKTGLAALKLTGRESWRRALNQGQGYYACGWIFDGETQFNTASLLDWVRLAPVSRVKGVMRIPEGTLVVNRQGFDLRIETQSVSPPDSRIEIINESEAEWNKLQKQLLDARLL
- a CDS encoding sugar efflux transporter, which translates into the protein MTLSSARSARRLPDLTSFAFLVIAFLTGIAGALQLPTLSLFLSTEVQARPFMVGLFYTGSAVIGIIVSQILATYSDHQGDRKTLILQCCLLGALACLLYAWNRNYFVLLFVGVLLSSFGSTANPQLFALAREHADRNGRGAAMFSSVMRAQISLSWVIGPPVAFALSLGFGFPVMYLTAATVFVLCGLLVWQLLPSMPKTRVKSAATLESPRQNRRDTLLLFSACTLMWTCNGIYLINMPLYLVHELQLPEKLAGVMMGTAAGLEIPVMLLAGYLANRLGKRLLMRLAVIAGLFFYAGLMLLNASWALLALQLMNAIFIGILAGMGMLYFQDLMPGQAGAATTLFTNTTRVGWIISGSLAGVVAEVWSYHAGFVIAVAMLAGAVLCMWRIRDV
- the fruA gene encoding PTS fructose transporter subunit IIBC — encoded protein: MKTLLILDKSLGLAKSRLVKNLLGAAAANAGLTLTEQLADAELAIVLGAPVQADSGLNGKKVFAGDVELALSQPAQFLEKAKAEAQPYQAPVATAAAAAPTAAKRIVAVTACPTGVAHTFMAAEAIESEAKKRGWWVKVETRGSVGAGNPISPEEVEQADLVIVAADIEVDLSKFAGKKMYRTSTGLALKKTAQEFDKALSEAVVFQPSAQSGAAAGGETAQKGGAGPYRHLLTGVSYMLPMVVAGGLCIALSFVFGITAFKEEGTLAAALMKIGGGSAFALMVPILAGYIAFSIADRPGLTPGLVGGMLAVSTGAGFLGGIIAGFLAGYLARAISNHVTLPQSMSALKPILIIPLFATLITGLIMIYVVGTPVAKILTGLTGWLQSMGTANAVILGAILGGMMCTDMGGPVNKVAYVFGTTLLSSQVYAPMAAVMAAGMVPPLAMGLATFIAAKKFTASEREGGKAAVVLGLCFISEGAIPYAARDPMRVLPSCILGGALTGAISMAVGAKLMAPHGGLFVLLIPGAITPVLGYLFSIIAGTVVAGVLYAVLKRPEEQLAKA
- the nfo gene encoding deoxyribonuclease IV, coding for MKYVGAHVSASGGVDQAVSRAHDIGATAFALFTKNQRQWQAPPLTADVIDRFQAACEQYRFTPAQILPHDSYLINLGHPDDDALQKSQTAFIDEMMRCQQLGLTLLNFHPGSHLRQIDENTCLSRIARSINLALEATNGVTAVIENTAGQGSNLGFRFEHLAEIISQVEDKSRVGVCIDTCHAFAGGYDLRTDADCEHTFAELERIVGFRYLRGMHLNDAKSAFNSRVDRHHSLGEGNIGKTVFSYIMRDPRFDGIPLILETINPDIWPQEITWLKSQQSPGN
- the fruK gene encoding 1-phosphofructokinase, encoding MSRRVATITLNPAYDLVGYCPEIERGEVNLVQTSGLHAAGKGINVAKVLKDLGIDVTVGGFLGKDNQDGFQQLFSELGIANRFQVVSGRTRINVKLTEQNGEVTDLNFSGFEVTQQDWQRFVNDSLSWLGQFDMVAVSGSLPSGVDPDAFTDWMSRLRSQCPCIIFDSSREALVAGLKASPWLVKPNRRELEIWAGRKLPTLADVVDAAHALREQGIAHVVISLGAEGALWVNASGAWRALPPACEVISTVGAGDSMVGGLIYGLLMRESSEHTLRLATAVAALAVSQSNVGISDRPQLAAMMARVDLKPFN